The genomic stretch TTATGGAGGCGATGAGATCTTCTCTACCGATAATTAGTTCGAATTTTGGACCCATGCCTGAGATTCTGGCTGATGCAGGAGAATATTTCGATCCGACTAATGCTAAGGACTTGGCAAAAAAAATAGATTCGATTGTAAAGAATCAGAATAGGTTGTGTGAAATGGCGGATATGGCCTATCAGAAATCTCTGCCGTTTACTTGGAAAAATACGCAAAAGCTTACGTTCTCATATTTTAAGAAAGTTTATAAAGAATTTTAACAAAGAGGATTTCCGTTTGTTTAATAATAAGACATTACTAATTACAGGGGGGACTGGTTCTTTCGGGAAAGCAGTTCTTAATCGTTTTTTAAGTTCTGATATCAAAGAGATCCGAATTTTTAGCCGAGACGAAAAAAAACAAGATGACCTTCGCAAAAAATACAACAATCCGAAAATTAAGTTTTTTTTGGGTGATGTACGCGATGCATCATCGCTAACAGGTGCCTTCTCTGGCGTGGATTATATTTTTCATGCGGCAGCATTAAAACAAGTTCCTTCTTGTGAATTTTTCCCAATGGAAGCTTTCAAGACAAATGTTATTGGAACGGAAAATGTTTTGCAGGTAGCTTACGATTTGGGTGTCAAAAAGGTAATTTGTCTAAGTACTGACAAAGCTGTTTACCCTATCAATGCCATGGGAATATCCAAAGCAATGATGGAAAAGGTGATGGTTGCAAAAACTAGAAATTTTGATGAATCGCGTATGATTGTTTGTGGTACTCGCTACGGTAATGTGATGGCGTCACGCGGTTCTGTAATTCCACTTTTTATTGAACAACTTCTGAAGAAACAAGCATTTACTATTACAGATCCCAATATGACTCGTTTTATGATGACCTTGGATGATGCCGTAGAACTCGTATTATATGCCTTTGAAAACGGAAATAATGGTGATATTTTTGTTCAAAAATCGCCTGCTGCAACAATTGAAATTTTGGCAAAAGCAATATTGGAACTTTTTAATAAACAAGACCATCAAATTAAAATCATTGGAACTAGACATGGTGAGAAGTTGTACGAAACTCTATTGAGTAGGGAAGAAATAACTTCAGCTGAAGATCGTGGTGACTATTTCAGAATTCCACCTGATTTAAGAGATTTGAATTATGACAAATTTGTCGAACAAGGTGAAGGCAAAATTTCAATCACTGAGGATTACAATTCTCATAATACGAATCGATTGAATTTGGATGAAATGAAAGCACTGTTACTAAAACTATCGTTCATTAGAGACATTCTTGCAGGAAAAGAAGCTGAAACTTGGGACTGATATCTCTTTGTAGAAATGTTTTGAAGAAATATATTTTTTATACACTCAATGGCAATGGCGAAAACAAATAAGGAATTAAGAAACTATGGATAAGTTAAGGGAAAGTTTAAAACTAATTGGAAACAAACCTGAATTACAAAGGTGTAGGAAGTGTGAGAGACGATGTAACAAAATATCTTGTGGACGCACTTTTTGAAAAAGATGACTTTAAAGTTAAAGCTACTAAGGATGGAATTAAATTTAAGTTTCCGGTTGGGGTAGGGTCTAAAGTTTCCCGAGAGTTTTTACTTTCAACACCGGAAATCCCTGAATTTGCCTGGGAGCCGCAGACGACCAGGTTACTTTTACATTTAGCAAAAAATTCGAAAAATGTAATTGTAGGCGGAGCTTATTTCGGTGATCAAAGTATCCCTATTGCTAAATTGATTGAAAAAAACAATGGAGTGGTTCATGCATTTGACTTGAACGAAATGCAATGTAATACTTTGCAAGAAAATGCAAGTCTGAACCATTTGAAGAATATTAAGTCTGTTCATAGTGGATTATGGAATGATTCAAATACATATTTAAATCTTTCAGACACTGATGACTTGGCCTTTGCTACTCCTTCTTCAGATATTAATAAATCGAATACAATTACTATTGATGAATATGTAGAGAAAAACTCATTAGGCTCTGTTGATTTGATTATGTTGGATATTGAAGGATCTGAGTTTAATGTTTTACTTGGTGCCAAGAAACAATTAGGTCGCCCAGTAGAGGATAGCCCAAATATTATTTTTGAAATTCATAGTAGCTATGTAAATTGGGACAAGGGACTAGAAGAGACCGAAATTGTTAAATATTTGAGATCTATCGGGTATGAGATGTTTTCTATAAGAGATTTTCAAGGAAATTACGACTTATCAAATAAGAAGATTGAATTGATTCCACTTATTTCTACAGTTCTGGAAGGACCTAAACATGGATTCAATATTGTAGCTGTAAAAAATAAGGAATTGCTGCAAGATGATATGTTTCGGTATTGTGAAAATGTTAGTCCTAAGTATATTGTTCATAAATCACCGGCTTTGCACCATCCTATCGACGGACTAAAGTAATATTTATTTATGATTACTCTTCTTGGGGCGACGGGGTTTGTTGGATCAGAAATTCAGCAAACTCTAGATAGTCGAAAAATTCCATCTTATGTACCAGCAAGAAATGATAAATTAATTGGGAAAGAGCTTGGAGATATAATTTACTGTATTGGGCTAACTTCCGATTTTCGATCGCGTCCGCACGATACTGTTACTGCACATGTTTCTTACTTAAACGATTTGATTAGAGAAAATGAGTTTAATTCGCTAACTTATTTGTCTTCAACCCGTGTCTATATCCACAATGAATCCACTTTGGAAGATTCTCCAATTTCAATAGATCCAAAGGATCCTTTTGATTTGTTTAATACCTCAAAACTTACTGGAGAGCTTCTTGCTCTTAACAGTGGTCGGAAAAATATTAAAATTGCCAGATTGTCTAATGTATATGGACCAGACTTTAGCTCCGACAATTTTCTAACATCGATTATTCGTGATGCAATAGTAAAAAAGAAAATAGAGTTTCGTACAACTCCTGATTCCTCCAAAGATTATATTAGTATTACGGATGTAGTCGAAATTCTAATTCAACTTGCTAAATTGAATAAAACTGGAATTTATAATGTTGCGTTTGGCTCCAATCTAACAAATGAAGAAATCTCAAGTAAAATTGCAAGTTTAACTGGTTGTTCGATTCAAACTGATCAGGATGCAACTAAGATTGTTTTTCCTGAAATTTCAATTTCTAAAATTATAGAAGATATTGCTTATAAGCCGAAAAAGAATTTGGTCAATGAACTTGAATCTTTGATAGAGAATTTCAAAATGCACTTTGGGAATGAATCCAAAACTGAGGAAAAATGAAAAAAAAGTTAATTAGTGTAGTGACACCTTGTTTTAATGAAGAAGCAAATATTGAAGAGTTGTATTTGAGAGTAAAGGATGTATTTGCAAAATTAAATAAATACGATTACGAACATATATTTATAGATAATGATTCTAAGGATAATACTGTATCCATTCTTAAAGAAATCGCGAAAGCTGATAAACGTGTAAAAATTGTTTTAAATAGTCGAAATTTTGGGGTTGTTCGATCCTCTTTTTATGGTTTGTTGCAGGGCCGTGGAGATGCTACAATTTTAATCTTTGCTGATTTGCAAGAACCACCATCTTTATTGATAGACTTTTTGGAAAAATGGGAAGAAGGAAATTTTGTAGTACAGGGTGTAAAGAAACGAAGTGAAGAAGGTTTCGTTCTCTTTAATATTAAGAAGTTCTATTATTTTATTATTAATAAAATTTCTGAGGTAGAGTTGATTAGAGATGCTAGTTGTTTTAGTTTATACGACAAACGGGTCATTGAAGAGTTTCGCAAAATTGATGATATATACCCTTACTTAAAAGGGTTAGTCTCTGAATTAGGTTTTAAAACAGCTATTGTTGAGTATCATCAAGCTGCTCGAAAAAAGGGAGTAAGTGCTACTAAGTTGTACATAGCATACGATTTTGCGATGTTAGGAATCACAAGTCACTCAAAAGTGCCATTAAGGCTCGCCACAATATTAGGTTTCTTTATGTCAATAATGAGCCTAATCCTTGCTTTTAGTTTTTTTATAGGGAAAATTTTCTTTTGGAATCTGTTCCCCGTCGGGATTGCTTCTATCATTGTTGGTATGTTTTTCTTCTCTTCTATTCAGCTTTTTTTTATCGGAATTATAGGTGAATATATCGGTTTGATGAATATGCGTATGTTGAAACGACCATTGGTTATTGAAAAAGATCGGATCAATTTCAAATAACATTTGTCAAAAAGATTTTATAGAAATTTATTACAGTTTACTTCGGAAAATAGGTTCTAATGAAAGCAATTATATTAGCAGGTGGTCTCGGCACACGATTAAGTGAAGAGACAAATTTGAAACCAAAGCCAATGGTCGAAATTGGCGGCAGACCCATCCTTTGGCATATTATGAAGTTGTATTCATACTATGGGATTAACGACTTTATTATTTGTTGTGGTTACAAAGGATATGTAATCAAAGAATACTTTGCAAATTATTTTTTACATATGTCTGATATTACTTTTGACATTCGAAATAATTCGATGGAAGTACATCAGAGGTATGCGGAACCATGGAAAGTGACTCTTGTAGATACTGGTGAAGAAACGCAAACGGGTGGCCGACTGAAGAGAGTAAAAGATTTTGTTAAAGATGATGAAGCATTTTGTTTTACTTATGGTGATGGTGTAGCTGATATAAATATAAAGGATACTATTGACTTTCACTTTTCACATCAGAAGATGGCGACCGTTTCATCGGTTCAACCTCCTGGTCGATTTGGGTCCTTAGCTTTGGAAGGACATTTCGTAAAAGGATTCACTGAAAAACCTAAAGGTGATGGAGCTTGGATTAATGGTGGTTTTTTTGTACTATCGCCCAAGGTCTTTGAATACATTGATAGAGACTCTACAAGTTGGGAGCAGGAACCATTAATGAAACTAGCAAAGGAAAATGAATTAGCGGCATTTTTTCATTCTGGCTTTTGGCAAGCGATGGACACACTTCGCGATCGATATCATTTAGAGGAATTGTGGAAATCAGGTAAGGCACCTTGGAAAAAGTGGGATTAAATAGTCCTAAACTTTGTTAAGTCGATATTTTTTCTTTCCTTTTGAAAAAGGAAGTCTATTGATACAATTCAATATAAAAATATTGTTTAATCCCTCTATTTCAAAATATGAGCTGCCTTCGTGAACCAGAAAAAGTTTATTATACATGAAAC from Leptospira wolbachii serovar Codice str. CDC encodes the following:
- a CDS encoding polysaccharide biosynthesis protein; translation: MFNNKTLLITGGTGSFGKAVLNRFLSSDIKEIRIFSRDEKKQDDLRKKYNNPKIKFFLGDVRDASSLTGAFSGVDYIFHAAALKQVPSCEFFPMEAFKTNVIGTENVLQVAYDLGVKKVICLSTDKAVYPINAMGISKAMMEKVMVAKTRNFDESRMIVCGTRYGNVMASRGSVIPLFIEQLLKKQAFTITDPNMTRFMMTLDDAVELVLYAFENGNNGDIFVQKSPAATIEILAKAILELFNKQDHQIKIIGTRHGEKLYETLLSREEITSAEDRGDYFRIPPDLRDLNYDKFVEQGEGKISITEDYNSHNTNRLNLDEMKALLLKLSFIRDILAGKEAETWD
- a CDS encoding FkbM family methyltransferase — translated: METNLNYKGVGSVRDDVTKYLVDALFEKDDFKVKATKDGIKFKFPVGVGSKVSREFLLSTPEIPEFAWEPQTTRLLLHLAKNSKNVIVGGAYFGDQSIPIAKLIEKNNGVVHAFDLNEMQCNTLQENASLNHLKNIKSVHSGLWNDSNTYLNLSDTDDLAFATPSSDINKSNTITIDEYVEKNSLGSVDLIMLDIEGSEFNVLLGAKKQLGRPVEDSPNIIFEIHSSYVNWDKGLEETEIVKYLRSIGYEMFSIRDFQGNYDLSNKKIELIPLISTVLEGPKHGFNIVAVKNKELLQDDMFRYCENVSPKYIVHKSPALHHPIDGLK
- a CDS encoding NAD-dependent epimerase/dehydratase family protein, with translation MITLLGATGFVGSEIQQTLDSRKIPSYVPARNDKLIGKELGDIIYCIGLTSDFRSRPHDTVTAHVSYLNDLIRENEFNSLTYLSSTRVYIHNESTLEDSPISIDPKDPFDLFNTSKLTGELLALNSGRKNIKIARLSNVYGPDFSSDNFLTSIIRDAIVKKKIEFRTTPDSSKDYISITDVVEILIQLAKLNKTGIYNVAFGSNLTNEEISSKIASLTGCSIQTDQDATKIVFPEISISKIIEDIAYKPKKNLVNELESLIENFKMHFGNESKTEEK
- a CDS encoding glycosyltransferase family 2 protein; amino-acid sequence: MKKKLISVVTPCFNEEANIEELYLRVKDVFAKLNKYDYEHIFIDNDSKDNTVSILKEIAKADKRVKIVLNSRNFGVVRSSFYGLLQGRGDATILIFADLQEPPSLLIDFLEKWEEGNFVVQGVKKRSEEGFVLFNIKKFYYFIINKISEVELIRDASCFSLYDKRVIEEFRKIDDIYPYLKGLVSELGFKTAIVEYHQAARKKGVSATKLYIAYDFAMLGITSHSKVPLRLATILGFFMSIMSLILAFSFFIGKIFFWNLFPVGIASIIVGMFFFSSIQLFFIGIIGEYIGLMNMRMLKRPLVIEKDRINFK
- the rfbF gene encoding glucose-1-phosphate cytidylyltransferase, producing the protein MKAIILAGGLGTRLSEETNLKPKPMVEIGGRPILWHIMKLYSYYGINDFIICCGYKGYVIKEYFANYFLHMSDITFDIRNNSMEVHQRYAEPWKVTLVDTGEETQTGGRLKRVKDFVKDDEAFCFTYGDGVADINIKDTIDFHFSHQKMATVSSVQPPGRFGSLALEGHFVKGFTEKPKGDGAWINGGFFVLSPKVFEYIDRDSTSWEQEPLMKLAKENELAAFFHSGFWQAMDTLRDRYHLEELWKSGKAPWKKWD